GCCACAGCCTGAAAGTGCAGCTCACGAGAACTATTCACATTGGCTGCCAATTGTTTATATCACCAATCCATTAGAATTCATGCATCTGCCTTCAACAACCGATTTATTGCTGACCGCCATCAGAACTGCATACAAAGCGGGTAAAGCAATTCTTGAAATTTACAACACTTCCTGGGAAACTACCTGGAAAACCGATCTGAGCCCGCTGACAACAGCCGATCTGAGGTCACATGAAGTGATCACCGCGGACCTGCATCTGACCGGTATTCCTGTATTGAGCGAAGAAGGCGCCGAAGTAACATCGGGTACAAGAATGAATTGGAAACGATACTGGCTGGTTGATCCTTTGGATGGCACGAAAGAGTTTATTAACAGAAACGGAGAGTTTACGGTCAATATTGCACTTATGGCTGGTAATCAGCCGGTTGCAGGTGTCATCTACATTCCGGTTGCCGGCAGCCTTTACTTCGGAAGCAAAGACCTGGGATCATTCAGGATTGAAGAATCCCTGACGGGGGAAGATATACTGGAAGACACTTTTTCGGATTTGCTTCAGAAATCA
This sequence is a window from Lentimicrobium saccharophilum. Protein-coding genes within it:
- the cysQ gene encoding 3'(2'),5'-bisphosphate nucleotidase CysQ → MHLPSTTDLLLTAIRTAYKAGKAILEIYNTSWETTWKTDLSPLTTADLRSHEVITADLHLTGIPVLSEEGAEVTSGTRMNWKRYWLVDPLDGTKEFINRNGEFTVNIALMAGNQPVAGVIYIPVAGSLYFGSKDLGSFRIEESLTGEDILEDTFSDLLQKSTKLPAIMNSGPLIVLASRSHPSSETAGIIQKIEQRNKDCRLLSAGSSLKFCHLAEGSADFYPRFGPTMEWDTAAGQAIAENAGIKVLTWPEMQVMRYNKPSLLNPWFIAFNPDRIDPSDL